In the genome of Candidatus Omnitrophota bacterium, the window GAGCGCGGCGCTGATGTAAACGTTTGTCCCATGGAGGAGGTCGCCCGAGTGAGATCATGGCTCAACTGCGTTGGAGAGAACGTCTGCCAATCGCCGACATACCAGGTGGGTGGCTGCGTGTAGAGCCCTTCAAACGCCCGCGCCCACTGGTGAGCCACTCCAAACACCATCGCGTATGCCAAGCACCGCTCAAACAGGCTCGGATCATTCATCCGTCGGACCCGGTCCTGATCAGCCCGGTAGAGGAACTCCCGAAGCCCAATCACTTTGTTCAGGATCTTCGCACCTTTCAGCGTGCGGCGGGGCATCACCACCGCAAAAAGAGTCATGGCAAGCCAGGATAGCCCAGCCGCGATGAACTCAGGAAGAAACACGCTCTCGCCTCGAGAGGTGCGATACAGCATCAGCAATATCCAGACGCCCACACCGACCCCCGCGGCTCCGAGGAGGTACAACGTGCGAATCGTGTTGGGGTCGCCGTCGAAATATTTTTTGGCGATGAGCGCGTCATAAATCGATGACCTCACTTCAGCGAAGGTGTCATAAAATTTCATTTCCAGCTCGGAGAGCAACCGCGTGTCGTAGCCGGCGGCGTTGCCGCTTCCGAAAATACCCTTCAACATCTTGCGTTCGTGGAGTGCCAGAGCGGGGTCGTCCCAGAAGTCTTTGCGCCGCGTGAATCGATAATCCCGGTTCCACCAGCGCGTGGAGGCCACCTCAATGGTGAGATACCCGCGCACGGCTAAATCGATCAGTGTGGCGGTCACATCCTGCAGGCCGGCTTTGTAATCCAACAGCGTGCCCATCTCGGCGGGCGTTAATCCATCCGGCGGCTCGTATTGCACGACGATGGACTCGCCGGTTTGTGGATCACGACCCCGCACCCACCACAACCAGGTCATGAAACCGAGGATCGCCAAGGGAATGCCATAGACCCAGTTGTCGCGGATCCACCAGGAAAAGACTTGGGCCGGTGATGGCGAGTGGACAAGACCCTTCTCCCATCCAACCACGGCGGTTAACCCTTCATACGAGCCAAGCGGCCGAGGCGGATCAAGAATCACTTGCGTGCTCGTCGTTCGGATCTGCTGCAACTGTTCGGTTGAGCCGTACGGACCGATGAAGGCGATGGCGCGCAACTGCTTTGCTGCGGCCGGTAGTGAAATTTCCGCGTGAACCTGCCGCATCGGCACGGCCCACTCGTTGCCGGTGAGATTCCAATAACACTCATCGTGATCCGGAAAAAACCGGATCGCGCCGCGCTCCACCTGATACACGATGCGATACGTCTGCTCGCCGGTGATGTAGCGATCCGGGTCGCCGATCCGGACGCGCTGGTAGCGTCCGGCCGATTCCAGCCGATACGGCCAGGGGCGGCCGGCCTGGTCAGTGACCGAGGTGACGCGCAGCCGTAGCCGAAAATGCTGGCCGGCGCGGTCGGTATAGTGGATGGGGATGTCGCGGAACAGTCCGTGGCGGGACTCGCCGTCGAAATCCGCGACGATCGTTTCGGTGACCGTCGCCGTGGCGTTTCGATGGATGGCAACGCGCGTCTCAAAGCTGGCGATCTCCCAGCCGTAGGCGAACGATGGCAGAAGAAAGCCAATGAAGAACGCAAGCGTGGACCCGAAGCGTTTCATCGACACGAGCAAGCGTTAGGAAAAGGAAACTTTCGGTGCTTTCGCTTCTTCCGAGCTCTCGAGCTGGAAGAACTCTTTGGACGTAAATCCGGCCATGGTGGCAATGAGGCTGGTGGGCACTTGCTGGCATTGGGTATTGTAGTCGCGCACGACGGCGTTGTAGTAGCGGCGGGAGTTCTGCAGCGCATCTTCCACGTTGGTGAGCGACTGCTGTAGGCTCATGAAATTCTGATTCGCCTTTAACTCCGGATAATTTTCCGCCACCGCAAAGAGCGTTTTGAGCGAGGTCGCGAGCATGCCTTCAGCGTTGCCTTTCTCTTTCGGACCATTCGCTTGCATCGCCAGCGAGCGCGCCGTCGTCACTTGCACGAAGAGCGTTTTCTCATGCGTGGCATAGCCTCTGACCGCTTCCACGATATTCGGAATCAAGTCGTAGCGGCGCTTCAGTTGGACATTGATGTCCGACCAGGCCCCGTCCGCCCGCACGCGCAATCGCACCAACCCGTTATAGATCACGACCAACCAAACCGCCACAACCGCCACAATGAGCAAGAACCACATCGGAACCTCCTTGGTCTGGGTCTATCTTATGCTGAGGCGCCCTCCGACGCAATCTTCATCAACTGCCAACGCAGCGCCCGCGTGTCAAATCGCAGCTCGTAGAGCGTCTGCCCATCGGTGACCGCAAAGCACCGGTGCAGCAGCACGCCATCACGCTCGCTCCAAACGCACGTCACCTGCCGGATCATGCGCCGCCGCCCCTGCCAGACCAACGCCACCGGCCGCATGCCGCGCGTTCCAAACCGCGCCTCCACCTCCACCAGCTCCCCTAGCTCTTCCATCGATATCAGATATCCCCCGCCTTACCCAATATCAGATATGAAAAGTCCATATAAAAGCAGATATGGCCTTTGATATACCAGACGGAAGTCTAGGTGTCAACGAGAATAAGTGACGCCAATCTTGGCGCACTGGCGCTCAAGCGGGCAGCGGCTGCACCAGGGCGAGGTGGGATGGCACAGATTTTGGCCGAAGGTCACGAGCAGATCGTTATAGATCTGCCAATAGCGGCGCGGCAGTTTTTTGCGCAGCGCGATCTCAGTCTGCTCCGGCGTCTTCGTGCGCACATAGCCCCAGCGATTGCTGATGCGGTGGACGTGAGTATCGACACAAATGCCATCTTTCCGAAACGCCAACGTCACGACGAGATTCGCCGTCTTGCGCCCAACGCCCTTGATCGTTAACAGCTCCTCCAGCATCGACGGCACCTGGCCCTGATAGCGATCGATCAGCGTCTGGCAGACGGTGTGAAGCGTCCTGGCCTTCGTCTTATAGAAGCCGACGGGATAGATCGCCCGCTCGATTGTCGGAATCGATAGCCTGAGCATCTGCTGCGGGGTTGCGGCCAGGCGGAACAGCCGCTCTGAGGCAACCTGCGTCACGGCGTCTTTGGTGCGCAGGCTGAGCAAGCAGCTGATCAGCGTCGCAAACGGATCGGCCTTGTAGTGGCCGACCACCGGCTCCTGCCATTGGCAGATGAGCCGCTTCAACGTTCGAATCGCGCCATCAATATGGCGATTAGTGACCATCGACACCTGCCCTATTGTTAACGCAATGACTGATCAGGTATAGTTCTTATAGAAGTTAAAAAAGTAAAAACTCCCGATAAAGGCAAACTCACGGTAACGTGAGGGCGCAAAGCTACGGGTCCTCTGAAACGGATCGCCTAGCTGCCGAAGAGCGACAACGATTTCAGACAGGATTGCCGAGCTACCGAAGGAGCGGTGGTTCGGCATTTTTCTTTATAACATTTTAACACGGGAGGCTGGGATGGAAAAGATGCGAAATCGGTTGGTAGGATATGCCGGCATTGTTGGATTCGTCGCTTTGATAATTGGTCTCTCCTCATCAGCCAATGCGGCGAACGATGAACGACCAGCCGATCCGCATGACGCCTTCATCCTCGTCAAATTCAAACCGTCTGTCAGCTCTGCGAAGAGACAAGATGTGTTCAGGCGGCATCGCCTCAAGGTCGCGGGTGAGATCAAACAACTTGGCGTGCACGTGATGCAGGTGTCTGACGAGGACACCCGGGAGGAAGCGCTGGACCGCCTGCGCATGAAGGATGCGGGTAAGATTGAGTCCGTTGAGATTGATGCGGCTCATGAACCCATCCTGATTCCCAATGACCCGACCTACTCGAGCGAGTGGCATTTGCCGAAAATGAACGCGCCGGCGGCGTGGGATACTATCACCGGCTCAGGCATCACCATCGGCATTGCCGACAGCGGCATCGATCCGACGCATCCGGATTTGGCTTCGCACCTGGTTCCGGGATGGAACTTCTACGACAATAACTCCACCACCAGCGATGTGTACGGCCACGGGACGAAAGTGGCCGGCAGTGCCGGGGCGATCGGCAACAATGCCGTCGGGGTAGCTGGAGTCGCGTTTAATGCCAAGCTCATGCCGCTTCGGGTCACCGATACGAGTGGATACGGTTACTCTTCTACGATCTCGAATGCGATCACCTATGCGGCGGATCATGGGGTCAAATTGGTCAATGTGAGTTTTG includes:
- a CDS encoding DUF2207 domain-containing protein — its product is MKRFGSTLAFFIGFLLPSFAYGWEIASFETRVAIHRNATATVTETIVADFDGESRHGLFRDIPIHYTDRAGQHFRLRLRVTSVTDQAGRPWPYRLESAGRYQRVRIGDPDRYITGEQTYRIVYQVERGAIRFFPDHDECYWNLTGNEWAVPMRQVHAEISLPAAAKQLRAIAFIGPYGSTEQLQQIRTTSTQVILDPPRPLGSYEGLTAVVGWEKGLVHSPSPAQVFSWWIRDNWVYGIPLAILGFMTWLWWVRGRDPQTGESIVVQYEPPDGLTPAEMGTLLDYKAGLQDVTATLIDLAVRGYLTIEVASTRWWNRDYRFTRRKDFWDDPALALHERKMLKGIFGSGNAAGYDTRLLSELEMKFYDTFAEVRSSIYDALIAKKYFDGDPNTIRTLYLLGAAGVGVGVWILLMLYRTSRGESVFLPEFIAAGLSWLAMTLFAVVMPRRTLKGAKILNKVIGLREFLYRADQDRVRRMNDPSLFERCLAYAMVFGVAHQWARAFEGLYTQPPTWYVGDWQTFSPTQLSHDLTRATSSMGQTFTSAPRS
- a CDS encoding LemA family protein, with product MWFLLIVAVVAVWLVVIYNGLVRLRVRADGAWSDINVQLKRRYDLIPNIVEAVRGYATHEKTLFVQVTTARSLAMQANGPKEKGNAEGMLATSLKTLFAVAENYPELKANQNFMSLQQSLTNVEDALQNSRRYYNAVVRDYNTQCQQVPTSLIATMAGFTSKEFFQLESSEEAKAPKVSFS
- a CDS encoding endonuclease III encodes the protein MVTNRHIDGAIRTLKRLICQWQEPVVGHYKADPFATLISCLLSLRTKDAVTQVASERLFRLAATPQQMLRLSIPTIERAIYPVGFYKTKARTLHTVCQTLIDRYQGQVPSMLEELLTIKGVGRKTANLVVTLAFRKDGICVDTHVHRISNRWGYVRTKTPEQTEIALRKKLPRRYWQIYNDLLVTFGQNLCHPTSPWCSRCPLERQCAKIGVTYSR